The genomic region GCTGtagaatttaacattttataatAGGATTTGACTTCAAAGACATTGCGCAGAGATTGATTCCAACATAGGTATCCACCCTACCTCATCTTATTAACCTAGATAAAATCATGTCCATAAAAGATGCAATGGACTCCAGCTCCCAATTATGGACCAATCGAACAAAGATAATATCCCAGTGTTAATTACCCCCAACAAAATTCAAATGATCAGCCACCAAAGCCACCTTATCACGTGCAATACTGTATAGTTTAGGGAACCTCTCCCTCAGCTGTAGCCTAACACACCAAGAGTCATGTCAAAACTATATTGAGGAGCCATCACCTACCTTGAAACTGAACCAATTGAAACCTTCACAACCCTTCCTAATGATCTTCCATAAAATTACTCCACACAAACCCTGAAGCCCCCACATGCTTCCATATTTATGGTCAACCACCTTTCTCCATAAAGCCTCTCTCTTAAATTGTGTACCTCCAaaaccatttccccaataatGCTTGATTAAACAAGAATAAATTTCTGATGCCCAAATCACCGCATTGAAGGGGTTTGCAGACACTACTTCAATTGACCAAATGAAACTTTAACTCATCTCCAATCTGCCTCACAAGAAATTCTTTGAAAATTCTCTATTCAGCGACCAACTTCCATACCCATCCACATAGGAAATAAGGATAAATAGTAGGTAGGGAGGTTGGACATTCGACATTGGAGAGAGGCATTCTTTTCCAACCAACCAGACTTCTCTCCATTTTCTCTAGCACATAATTCCAAACAGCCTTCTCTTTAAAAATGGATCCTAAGGGAAGACCCAAATATGTCATGAGTAATTTAGATACTTTACATCCCAAAATATCTACCAATGCTTTTACATTCGACAAATCACGTACCAGTGCTACCAAGTCAGGTGAGGCTCGTTAGGCCCCAAGCAAATCAGTTTCTCTATGAGCTAGGGCCAAATGGGTGGCCACaagaaccccccccccccccctccccaacgGCTTCCACACCATTTCATTTTCCCAACAGGCTCACCTTCACTTCCTAACCATGCGAACAGACTTAAATGcatttgttttgtattattattataggattaaagattgagagagagagagagaagaagaagaagaagaaaacaaattcaaaactACCGCCTGGTTTTAGTCGTCTGAAAAAACAAGTAAAAGGAAACTAGAGATATTGCCAGCTACAAAACACAAGGAATTTCATAACCAAAAGCCATAACAAACTGCTTATAGAATATAAgacataaataaagaaaaaataagtaattaaataataaaggaaAACATGATTACCGAGCCACGCCAATCTGCATGATGGACCACTCCAAAAGAACCTGAAAAGCAGTGGCACCCTTCTTGTAagtctcaaaatatttttacactGATATACATGACATGCATGAACAGAAATCGGAAGGCATTACAATCAATAACATTAAGCAATGTCAGAGATAACAAGTACCTGTtccaattttcttcttcaaaacaAGTTCACTCCATGGGATGTCCAAATTATCCTCATTGAGTTTAAGCTCATGACTTGAACTGACTGATTCATTACCATGATTATTGCTTGAAGTGGAGATGGCATTGTTTCTATCAAAGTAGCTGAAAAGGGCTTTAGAGACCTTTGGACCAGTATTATGATCTTGATTGAAAGCTGTACCTGCCATAATGCAATCAAAATCTTTTTAAGGATTATTAATAACTCACCACCGTGTGTCAGTTTTCACATCACAAATCATTGGGCaatacttttattatacaatctGTCGTGTCAAACATCATTTCAGGGGACAAGCCCTCTGTATTATTCTTTGTTATATCCCCTTGTTTAACTCTAAgattttataacataataatattttactacTTAAAAGGTTAGTCacaattcaacaaatttaatcTCAATACTTCGACTTTACAAAAAATTGCATTTCACCCTTTGCACAGCATGGTTTGAGTAGTTGGCAATAAAACAGGGTGATTCTACAAGTACAACAAGATTGCTAAAGAAAAATCCGTCCACAAGTAGACTGCTAAAGATAAAATATAGCAGCCAAGAATATACACACTAAATTTCAAGCAAAATTACTGAATCAAAATAACTAATGTAATAGTATATGCAGTAAGAATCACCTGAAGAAGCATCATCAAATGCACAATGAAGCAATTGGCAATTAAAATACATTTTGGCCAGTGTCCTAGAGTTCTCTGCTGCTCCAGCTGGTTTAAATCTTGGGTGACATAATGGTGAAGAAACCAAGATGGAGGCTGTACCATTGAGTGATGAATCAGGCTGGCTTAATGCTCCTGGTGTCCCAAGCAAATCAACCATATATTCCCTGGAACATTTTCACTTTTGTTCTTAATTAAAGGTATCCAAACAATTCTCCTCTCATGTGGCTCCTCTTTCAATTTTATCCAAGCTACAGAAAATAATACACTAGCTCAACTCAAATACCATCATGTCCCAAAGCCTACTCTATTTTTACATTTTCCATACTTCTACTTTACATAATTCTTCATGAAAATCCATAATTGCCCGTTACTATGTCATTTAAACTTATAAATCTCCAGTGTTTTCTTATTCATTACTGTGTGATGTGGACTTTTCTTTCATACTTGTtagtccttttctttttctttcttctggTTGTTGTGAGGGAGCAGGGGTGGGGAGATGGACCTTGCTTGTCTATCACTTTTAATGCACTTTACATGATTTGCGCTTTTAACAAATCCTGTCCCAAACCATAGGATATCTCATTTCATTTTAATTCCCATCCATTATACCCAATCCCCATCAAGATCACTATTCTTATTTTCatggaaaattacactttacccctATGGTTTAACTGTTCAAGTGAAATTTGAATTAACAACCTATGGTGTAAAATGTTGCACTTTACTCTCATGATGTCTTATTGTATATGCTTTTAGtacaataatttaatatatttagacTATATAGAGGTCGCTATTATGCtttttgagctttcttttcaaGGCACGCTATATGCACAACCaaatattaacaatttgtggatcaaaaaatatgtaaagaTATGACCTCATGTGGGTAAAAGAAAGCTCAAAAAGCATCCAAGGAAATTCATGTGGCATGCcccatataaatttcttatgaATTTCTCTCTTTGCCCCCCACTTTACCAAACTTTTTAGTTGCTTTTTTTGCCTCACTTAATGCTTTCGGTAATTCATGTACTGACATTTaatgaatatatgattattgcAACATACCTATCAGAACCAAATTGCACAAGGCAGGAGGCAGATACATCCTTTCTACAATATTTGCAGCCCTTAGCAATTCGGCATGGTAGTTTAACTATGTCTGCTAAAGTCTGccaaaattataattagttAGCATTTAAACCGGCAAGTCATTTTAACAGATATCTCCAAGATACCAAATGAGAAATATATTCAATACTAATTGTTAGAATGTAGGACTagcaaaagtgcatttacacaagcaagaaataaaaacatcCACACAAGACAACAATATTTAATGTGGCTCGGCTAACTTCATGCCCACATCCAAGAGCAACATGTTCTTCTAAGAGTCTTCTCACCTCCCCCCATATTGGATGGTCTCTTAGGAAAAAGCCACCAAACCTCTTAATAGTAAGCCTATATATAGGATTCCAACTCCTATACCTTGTTAGGCAATGACTCTTCAATTACTTctaagaatatataaaatttcttccGCACAAGAAAATCCAAACTAAATTAGAATAGTAATTTGAGCCAAACTCTAATAAGTCTCCACCTTGACTCAAATTCCATTGAGTTGTCTTccttattttcacaatatattttCACAAACATCCATGcaagacaaaatattttacgtggttcggcaaacTGCATGCTTACATCCACGGGCAATGCCCCAAAATGTACCATCAACAATATGGATTACAAACATTCTCAATCAAATCTCacaaaccaaaactcaaaaaactcTCCAAATAACACTCACAAACCTCACAACCACAAGCATAAACAATAACGCTCACAAAGACAAACTAACTCACAAACctcacacacacaaactcaCAATCCAAAAGCCCCAATACACCCAATGCTGCTGtcacactaacaaaacaaactATCAACTCACAAACACTGATatctttaaacccaaaaaaaaactaccaaactATTCTTTGAAAAAACTCATTCATCTTTTTCTAAAAGTCTTCTTGTCACCCCTTATGGGAGGATCTATTGAGGAAAAGCCACCAACCTCTTAATATTGAACCTATATACAGGGCTCAAACTCCTATTCCTTGTTAAACAATGACTCGTCACTTCTTTGATATATGATTAAACTTCCTTCCATACCGAGAAATCCAAACCAAATTAGAATAGAAATCTGAGTCGAACTCTAATACTTATCAAACATGAGTTCAAGAGAAGCATTTATGCCAATATCACCTAAActaacaaaaggaaaaaaataaatgacttGGGGCTAGGTGTGAATCATTTCTTATTAAATATAAGGGAAAACACCTATTTTAGTAAATTAAAAGTACTTGAAGTTCCAAATTGGTCCTTAGAGTTTAGAAATCTGCATCAAGTCCTCAAATAAACAATAATGTTACAGTTAGGTCCTTCCATCAGtcaaaggaaaatgttaatgaAGCAATTATGACTGACATGTCaacaaaaatattcttaaatttcaaaatcttgttattaattatacaaagaaaaataataaaagtttattataagaTGACATTTCGTCATTTTGCCAGGTACACATGCAAATGTTTATAGCAACCACGTAAGAAATGACACATCCTCTCAGAAAGTCAGACTGATGAAAAGACTTAATCATGTAATTTGCAATTATTCTAGGACTTGATTGTCCTTTCCGAACTTTAGCAACAAATTGGAATTTCATGTACTTTAAAATAGGTGGTTtgccaaaatattatttttgtgaaacaacaacaaattgTTGTAGAGTTCATCACATTACATTAAGGTTGTGAGAATTACTTTAAACAGCAATGCACGATGGACACAGCAGCCGACAGATAAGCTTCCGATTGGAAGGACAACAGAGCCTAGGCAGCGTTTCAGAAGTTCAGTGTACTCCTCCCAGTGTGCACCCAGATGTTCTTCAGTAAAAACTGCACCCCTTGTAACGACAGAAAAAGTTTGTTTACAAGGAAAGAAGAATTGCAAGTTTAACAACATTCAAGATATACATTTAACAAGTATCATGAAGCTCACCCCATTCTACTACAAACAAGGGTTGCCAGCTGATCAATCACGTCTTTTGTGGTCATCCAGCCACCAGAAAGACTACGTAACCTATTCTGTAGTTCCTTCAAACCAGGATCCCTAGGTTTATCAATCAATACCACTTTGATTGACAAATCATCACAAGGATCAATAGCCTTCAATGATTCAAAAGATGGGATCTGGCCGCTGTCTTGCAGATCAGTACTTATAGTCCATGCATATGGATCCATCCCATGGATTAGGTAAAACCCATCTGGAATTTCGTCAAAGTACGACAAACAGCCATTCACCTAGTACATTTGAACATAAGAGGAAAATATAATATACTTGGCAGACAATCATAAAATCAAAGTCATGGTATTCAAGAAAGTAGGTGTTCTCATAATTAAGTTTTTGCAATGGCAAAAGAATAAACTATTAGATGAAATTGAATGTTTGCATGCATAGAGGTCAGCAAAAAAAGTTAGAAAGAACATAACACCAGAAAATCCTCTGGCTAATTGCTAAAATTTCAGAAATACAGCTAATTCAACCTTGTctttatactttttttgttgttgataatacAATAGTTGGGGATGAGGGAATTTGAACTCTGGACGTCTTCACTGGAAACATCAGAAAGTGCCAATTGAATTACAAGGTTGTTGGTGTCTTTATACAATTTTCAACCACCATTACAATGTGAACCATATATACTAGCAAATGTCTCCatgaaaatttctcaaaaaacatAGAATCTATATATGAAGAAACAAATAAAGATACATAATCAGTAACCCTCTTTTGTTCTATAATGgacaaaatgaaagaaatgatGAATGGCGAACATGTAAAACTAAGAAATAAATTCTATGTATTTTACTGTCCTTCCCTTCCCCCATTCCTTCCAAGCTCCCAGTAGATGGAGCTAAGAAGTTCCTTTGGCAGGATCATTTCCTGTGAACTATTCTCTTCTAAAACAGACAACACCTCCAGCCACTAAGTCAGTGCAGAGTTAACACTCATAAATCAAAATCTCTACTAGAACATGAACTTTGAGCAAAAAGAATAACAATCAACAAAACATTTTTGGAAATCAGCTGAGTAACATGAAGCCCAAATTTATAACTTTTAACAAAAGCATCATTTGCAatgagaaaaatagaaaaagttctCAAGCAAAGCATTGGCTGTATAGAGATATTAACTTGTTGGGTCTTTAATCATTTCCTATGCAGTTGACACAAGGGACCTCGTGTGATGGCATTTCCATGGTAGAGTAGTTGCCAGACTTTCTGCTCTATGCTCTATGTTAGTTGAGGTCTGGCAAAGCCTCACACATGAAGAGAGATTGTTGCATGTAATGGTGAAGTCCCATGTAAAAAAATAGTTCTTGTAGGCCAAGAACCAAGTGACTTAAGCTAAAATTATTTCCAACATGAGTATAATCAAAGCCATCACTGCCACACTTTATAAATGCCaatctttatttaaatattatgagcCTTGTGATGAAACATGACAGCACAAAAACCTATCAGTATCATATACTACAAAAAGTTACTCCCTTCGTCCCATATTGTTACTCTATATTCCATTTTAAGATGTTCTAAAATATGGTCCTATTTAAAAGCTCAAtgaacataataattttttttttccaatttaccATTTATTGGAACGACTACTTTTAAGTTTACATTAAGAGAATAATCTTGGGAAACTCTACCTTTAACTTTGAAAGACGATGTTCCTTAAAGAGTTAAATCTTCTAAACATGACCAATAATATGAGATAGAGGGAGTATTAATGTATTACTATAAAACAGTACAATAATGCTACAACCATaacttttttcacaacatttttcatacttgcTAAAGTGGTCGACTATGAGTGGTGGACACAACTTTTTACATAGACCCACCATCTATTTTTCACCACTCATAGTCACCAATGTCAGCAATTATGAAAATTGTGTCCGTAGCCAAGAGCTTGTAACCCAATTGGTATCTCTTAATGTTTCCAATGAAGACGTCAAGATTCAAATCTTTGCTCCCTCAGTTATCGAATTATCAAGAAAGAAGTTGTGTCTATAGCATTACTAGTCTCTTATTAACAAGTTCCATGAGGATATAAGTTGAagagcattttaatttttttttagggtaaaatacaatttcaattcctaaaattttttgcaaaatt from Castanea sativa cultivar Marrone di Chiusa Pesio chromosome 11, ASM4071231v1 harbors:
- the LOC142615825 gene encoding serine/threonine-protein kinase CTR1-like isoform X4 translates to MKVNGCLSYFDEIPDGFYLIHGMDPYAWTISTDLQDSGQIPSFESLKAIDPCDDLSIKVVLIDKPRDPGLKELQNRLRSLSGGWMTTKDVIDQLATLVCSRMGGAVFTEEHLGAHWEEYTELLKRCLGSVVLPIGSLSVGCCVHRALLFKTLADIVKLPCRIAKGCKYCRKDVSASCLVQFGSDREYMVDLLGTPGALSQPDSSLNGTASILVSSPLCHPRFKPAGAAENSRTLAKMYFNCQLLHCAFDDASSDFDCIMAGTAFNQDHNTGPKVSKALFSYFDRNNAISTSSNNHGNESVSSSHELKLNEDNLDIPWSELVLKKKIGTGSFGVVHHADWRGSDVAVKILMGQDFHTEHFKEFLGEVAIMKRLHHPNIVLFMGAVTQPPNLSIVTEYLSRGSLYNLLRMPATRVILDERRRLNMAYDVAKGMNYLHQLKPPIVHRDLKSPNLLVDASYTVKVCDFGLSRLKANTFLSSKTAAGTPEWMAPEVLRNEPSNEKSDVFSFGVILWELVTLQQPWRNLNPPQVVAAVGFKGERLDIPNTVNHEVAALIEACWASEPWKRPSFSYIMKLLQQMIINCRPQ
- the LOC142615825 gene encoding serine/threonine-protein kinase CTR1-like isoform X1 encodes the protein MYYGDGENCKSYSEMEVSSGGGDEYKTTESSRKGAQQTEESYQLQLALAVRLSAQAGCGHDPNFLVSSSHHHHHHRGTLSSSDSAEALSHRFWVNGCLSYFDEIPDGFYLIHGMDPYAWTISTDLQDSGQIPSFESLKAIDPCDDLSIKVVLIDKPRDPGLKELQNRLRSLSGGWMTTKDVIDQLATLVCSRMGGAVFTEEHLGAHWEEYTELLKRCLGSVVLPIGSLSVGCCVHRALLFKTLADIVKLPCRIAKGCKYCRKDVSASCLVQFGSDREYMVDLLGTPGALSQPDSSLNGTASILVSSPLCHPRFKPAGAAENSRTLAKMYFNCQLLHCAFDDASSDFDCIMAGTAFNQDHNTGPKVSKALFSYFDRNNAISTSSNNHGNESVSSSHELKLNEDNLDIPWSELVLKKKIGTGSFGVVHHADWRGSDVAVKILMGQDFHTEHFKEFLGEVAIMKRLHHPNIVLFMGAVTQPPNLSIVTEYLSRGSLYNLLRMPATRVILDERRRLNMAYDVAKGMNYLHQLKPPIVHRDLKSPNLLVDASYTVKVCDFGLSRLKANTFLSSKTAAGTPEWMAPEVLRNEPSNEKSDVFSFGVILWELVTLQQPWRNLNPPQVVAAVGFKGERLDIPNTVNHEVAALIEACWASEPWKRPSFSYIMKLLQQMIINCRPQ